From the Pseudomonas sp. SORT22 genome, one window contains:
- the asd gene encoding aspartate-semialdehyde dehydrogenase: protein MKRVGLIGWRGMVGSVLMQRMLEEQDFDLIEPVFFTTSNVGGQGPAVGKDIAPLKDAYSIEELKTLDVILTCQGGDYTNEVFPKLREAGWQGYWIDAASSLRMQDDAVIVLDPVNRKVIDQQLDAGTKNYIGGNCTVSLMLMGLGGLFEAGLVEWMSAMTYQAASGAGAQNMRELIRQMGATHAAVADDLANPASAILDIDRKVAEAMRSDAYPTENFGVPLAGSLIPWIDKELPNGQSREEWKAQAETNKILGRFKSPIPVDGICVRIGAMRCHSQALTIKLNKDVPIADIEGMISQHNPWVKLVPNQREISMQELSPTNVTGTLNIPVGRLRKLNMGSQYLGAFTVGDQLLWGAAEPLRRMLRILLER from the coding sequence ATGAAACGTGTAGGTCTGATCGGTTGGCGCGGTATGGTCGGTTCCGTGCTCATGCAGCGGATGCTGGAAGAGCAGGATTTTGATCTTATCGAGCCGGTGTTCTTCACCACCTCCAACGTCGGTGGCCAGGGTCCGGCAGTGGGCAAGGATATTGCTCCGCTCAAGGACGCTTACAGCATTGAAGAGCTCAAGACCCTCGATGTGATCCTGACCTGTCAGGGCGGCGACTACACCAACGAAGTCTTCCCCAAGCTGCGCGAAGCCGGCTGGCAGGGCTACTGGATCGACGCCGCCTCCAGCCTGCGCATGCAGGATGATGCGGTCATCGTTCTCGACCCGGTCAACCGCAAGGTCATCGACCAGCAGCTCGACGCCGGTACCAAGAACTACATCGGCGGCAACTGCACCGTCAGCCTGATGCTGATGGGCCTGGGTGGCCTGTTCGAAGCCGGCCTGGTCGAGTGGATGAGCGCCATGACCTACCAGGCAGCCTCCGGCGCCGGTGCGCAGAACATGCGCGAGCTGATTCGCCAGATGGGCGCGACCCACGCCGCGGTCGCCGATGACCTGGCCAACCCGGCCAGCGCCATCCTCGACATCGACCGCAAGGTTGCCGAGGCCATGCGCAGCGACGCCTACCCGACCGAGAACTTCGGCGTGCCGCTGGCCGGCAGCCTGATCCCGTGGATCGACAAAGAGCTGCCTAACGGCCAGAGCCGTGAAGAGTGGAAGGCCCAGGCCGAGACCAACAAGATCCTCGGCCGCTTCAAGAGCCCGATCCCGGTCGACGGCATCTGCGTGCGCATCGGCGCCATGCGTTGCCACAGCCAGGCACTGACCATCAAGCTGAACAAGGACGTGCCGATTGCCGACATCGAAGGCATGATCAGCCAGCACAACCCTTGGGTGAAGCTGGTGCCGAACCAGCGTGAAATCAGCATGCAGGAGCTCAGCCCGACCAACGTCACCGGTACCCTGAACATCCCGGTGGGTCGCCTGCGCAAGCTGAACATGGGTTCCCAGTACCTGGGCGCCTTCACCGTTGGTGATCAGCTGCTGTGGGGCGCGGCCGAGCCACTGCGGCGCATGCTGCGCATCCTCCTGGAGCGTTGA
- a CDS encoding aspartate-semialdehyde dehydrogenase, whose product MSQPIDIAVIGATGTVGETLVQILDECDFPVGTLHLLASNESAGSGVMFRSKSLRVREVDSFDFSKVKLAFFAAGPAVTRSFAPRAQAAGCAVIDLSGGLPAEQAPAVVPEANPAVLDSLKAPQQLSSPSAAAIALAVTLAPLKGLLELERINVTACLAVSAQGREAVNELARQTAELLNARPLEPRFFDRQMAFNLLAQVGASDADGHGALERRLVSELREVLGLPSLKISVTCVQVPVFFGDSYSVSVQSRTPVDLAAVNAALEAADSIELVEEGDYPTPVGDAVGQDVVYVGRVRGGIDEVEQLNLWLTTDNVRKGAALNAVQLAQLLIKGLV is encoded by the coding sequence ATGAGCCAGCCTATTGATATCGCCGTTATCGGTGCCACCGGTACTGTCGGTGAAACCCTCGTGCAGATCCTTGACGAGTGCGATTTCCCGGTCGGCACCCTGCACCTGCTGGCCAGCAACGAATCGGCGGGCAGCGGCGTGATGTTTCGCAGCAAGAGCCTGCGCGTGCGCGAGGTCGACAGCTTCGACTTCAGCAAGGTCAAGCTGGCCTTCTTCGCCGCCGGCCCGGCAGTGACCCGCAGCTTCGCGCCACGGGCCCAGGCGGCTGGTTGCGCAGTCATCGACCTGTCCGGCGGCTTGCCGGCCGAGCAGGCGCCGGCGGTGGTGCCGGAAGCCAACCCGGCAGTGCTCGACAGCCTCAAGGCGCCGCAGCAACTGAGCAGCCCAAGCGCCGCAGCGATTGCCCTGGCGGTAACCTTGGCGCCCCTCAAGGGCTTGCTGGAACTTGAGCGCATTAATGTCACCGCGTGCCTGGCGGTCTCGGCCCAGGGTCGCGAGGCGGTCAACGAGCTGGCCCGGCAGACCGCCGAGCTGCTCAACGCCCGCCCGCTGGAGCCGCGCTTCTTCGACCGGCAGATGGCCTTCAACCTGTTGGCCCAGGTCGGTGCCAGCGATGCTGACGGCCATGGCGCCCTTGAACGCCGCCTGGTCAGTGAGTTGCGCGAAGTGCTCGGCTTGCCTTCACTGAAGATTTCGGTGACCTGCGTTCAAGTCCCGGTGTTTTTCGGCGATAGCTACAGTGTGTCCGTGCAAAGCCGCACGCCGGTCGACCTGGCGGCGGTCAACGCCGCACTGGAAGCCGCTGACAGCATCGAACTGGTGGAGGAGGGTGATTATCCGACGCCGGTGGGTGACGCAGTGGGCCAGGACGTGGTCTATGTTGGACGGGTACGGGGTGGAATCGACGAGGTTGAGCAGCTCAACCTCTGGCTGACCACCGACAATGTGCGCAAAGGTGCGGCCCTGAACGCGGTCCAGCTGGCGCAATTGTTGATAAAAGGCCTTGTGTAA
- a CDS encoding FimV/HubP family polar landmark protein: MLRIRKLVLAIAAASALSSGMAHALGLGELTLKSAQNQPLDAEIELLDVRDLTAAEVAPSLAPAEEFAKAGVERQAFLNDLTFTTVINPNGKSVLRVTSSQPLPAPMVKFLVQVMWPSGRLLRDYSVLIDAAKFNAPAGQPAPAGVAPAVTAANYTTVRRDTLWEIASKARQGGSVQQTMLAIQALNPDAFINGNINLLKTGQVLRLPDQQQITSIPQAQAVTEVAEQYAAWREGRRLGPRARQLDATRRSGTEAAPARIANQDNLKLVAPGSKGAADGKGLNDKLAVAQESLDTSRRDNEELKSRMADLQSQLDKLQRLIALKNDQLAKLEAQGAAGAPAPEAAAAQPPAIAAELQPAPAEPVVTPAPAAVDTAPVDPAQPAADQAPADSNKMLDDLLGNPLLLALIAGSALLVLLLLLLLLARKRKADQEAEKHLRMARALAEEGERAPDLDLPPSSFEGLDIAPPSVTLAPAVVAASAAAATAAALPAEEPAPVVAEPAPSKPVQGPIAAPLVAPAASPAAPTGDAVLDEAELSIARGRLNHAAELLEPAVTAAPERSDLRLKLMEVYARQGDRDAFVGHERQLIATGQNHADVEALKNRFPAMLAVAAAGVSAAALAAELDAQYVQELLQDEVPAEPLAEAEPAVEPAVEPEAGAEPEPEPEPEPEPEPEPEPEPEPVVEESLAEPEPVPEDDLDSAFDLSLDDDLQGLELDAPPLLDEPSLAVEAPQAEAVASEASPAQPDFDALLAEHLAEPEQALDDLADFDLDVAGDEPALAPNSETVDIAAELAAFDETMPEFDPLSELDLPEDFDLSLSLEDSQADKNFASELDDVNAELDKLSQSLEQPSIEPHFSEADAAISDDLDDDFDYLGGADEVATKLDLARAYIDMGDHDGARDILDEVRKDGSDAQRQEADELLSRLV, encoded by the coding sequence ATGCTTCGAATTCGCAAACTGGTCTTAGCAATAGCCGCGGCGTCGGCGCTGTCGTCCGGTATGGCGCATGCCCTCGGGTTGGGCGAGCTGACCTTGAAGTCAGCGCAGAACCAGCCCCTGGATGCCGAGATCGAACTGCTCGATGTCCGCGACCTGACCGCGGCCGAAGTAGCGCCGAGCCTGGCGCCGGCCGAAGAGTTCGCCAAGGCCGGTGTCGAGCGCCAGGCGTTTCTCAATGACCTGACCTTTACCACGGTGATCAACCCCAACGGCAAGAGCGTGTTGCGGGTGACCTCGAGCCAGCCGCTGCCGGCGCCGATGGTCAAGTTCCTGGTCCAGGTCATGTGGCCGAGCGGTCGCCTGCTGCGCGACTACAGCGTGCTGATTGACGCGGCCAAGTTCAACGCTCCGGCCGGGCAACCGGCGCCGGCCGGCGTTGCGCCTGCGGTAACCGCGGCCAACTACACCACCGTGCGTCGCGACACCCTGTGGGAAATCGCCTCGAAAGCCCGTCAGGGCGGGTCGGTGCAGCAGACCATGCTGGCCATTCAGGCGCTGAACCCGGATGCCTTCATCAACGGCAACATCAACCTGCTGAAAACCGGCCAGGTCTTGCGCCTGCCCGATCAACAGCAGATCACCAGTATTCCCCAGGCCCAGGCCGTTACCGAAGTGGCCGAGCAGTATGCTGCCTGGCGCGAAGGCCGGCGCCTGGGCCCGCGCGCACGCCAGCTGGACGCCACCCGGCGCAGCGGCACCGAGGCGGCGCCGGCACGCATCGCCAACCAGGACAACCTCAAGCTGGTTGCCCCCGGCAGCAAGGGCGCTGCGGACGGCAAAGGTCTCAACGACAAGCTGGCTGTGGCCCAGGAAAGCCTGGACACCAGCCGTCGTGACAACGAAGAACTGAAAAGTCGCATGGCCGACCTGCAGAGCCAGCTGGACAAACTGCAGCGCCTGATCGCGCTGAAAAACGACCAACTGGCCAAGCTTGAAGCCCAGGGCGCCGCTGGCGCGCCGGCGCCTGAAGCTGCCGCGGCCCAGCCGCCGGCCATTGCCGCCGAGTTGCAGCCGGCTCCTGCCGAACCGGTGGTCACCCCGGCACCGGCTGCGGTCGATACCGCACCGGTTGATCCGGCGCAGCCTGCTGCCGACCAGGCACCGGCCGACTCGAACAAGATGCTCGACGATCTGCTCGGCAACCCGTTGTTGCTGGCGCTGATCGCCGGTTCCGCGTTGTTGGTGCTGTTGCTTCTGCTGCTGTTGCTGGCACGCAAGCGCAAGGCCGACCAGGAAGCGGAAAAACACCTGCGCATGGCCCGCGCCCTGGCCGAAGAGGGCGAGCGCGCCCCAGACCTGGACCTGCCGCCAAGCAGTTTTGAAGGCCTGGACATCGCGCCGCCGAGCGTGACCCTGGCACCGGCAGTGGTCGCGGCATCTGCCGCCGCCGCCACAGCCGCCGCCTTGCCTGCCGAAGAGCCGGCGCCTGTGGTGGCGGAGCCAGCGCCGAGCAAGCCGGTGCAAGGCCCGATTGCCGCGCCATTGGTTGCTCCGGCGGCCAGCCCGGCAGCCCCGACCGGCGACGCTGTGCTCGACGAAGCAGAGCTGAGCATTGCCCGTGGTCGCCTCAATCACGCCGCCGAACTGCTCGAGCCTGCGGTTACCGCAGCCCCTGAGCGCAGCGACCTGCGCCTGAAGCTGATGGAAGTCTATGCCCGCCAGGGCGATCGCGATGCCTTTGTCGGCCACGAGCGGCAGTTGATTGCCACCGGCCAGAACCATGCCGATGTCGAAGCCCTGAAAAACCGCTTCCCGGCCATGCTCGCCGTCGCGGCGGCGGGCGTCAGCGCGGCGGCGCTGGCGGCCGAACTGGATGCCCAGTATGTCCAGGAGCTGCTGCAGGACGAGGTGCCAGCCGAACCGCTGGCAGAAGCCGAACCAGCCGTCGAGCCAGCCGTTGAGCCAGAAGCAGGGGCCGAGCCTGAACCTGAGCCTGAACCTGAACCTGAACCTGAACCTGAACCTGAACCTGAACCTGAACCTGTGGTTGAAGAATCGCTGGCCGAGCCTGAGCCTGTTCCTGAAGACGACCTGGACAGTGCCTTCGACCTGAGCCTGGATGACGACCTGCAAGGCCTGGAGCTGGACGCGCCGCCACTGCTCGACGAGCCCTCGCTGGCTGTTGAAGCGCCACAAGCCGAAGCAGTCGCGAGCGAAGCCAGCCCGGCGCAACCGGACTTCGACGCCTTGCTCGCAGAGCATCTTGCCGAGCCTGAGCAGGCCCTGGACGACCTCGCCGATTTCGACCTCGACGTCGCTGGCGACGAGCCGGCGCTGGCGCCGAACAGCGAGACCGTCGATATCGCCGCAGAGCTGGCGGCGTTCGATGAAACCATGCCCGAGTTCGACCCGTTGAGCGAGCTGGACCTGCCGGAAGACTTCGACCTGTCGCTGTCACTGGAGGACTCGCAGGCGGATAAAAACTTTGCCTCGGAGCTCGATGACGTCAACGCCGAACTCGACAAGCTGTCGCAAAGCCTGGAGCAGCCGTCGATCGAGCCGCACTTCAGCGAAGCGGACGCCGCGATCAGCGACGACCTCGACGATGATTTCGACTACCTCGGCGGCGCCGACGAAGTGGCCACCAAGCTCGACCTGGCCCGGGCCTATATCGACATGGGCGACCATGACGGCGCCCGCGACATTCTCGACGAAGTGCGCAAGGACGGCAGCGATGCCCAGCGCCAGGAAGCCGACGAGCTGCTCTCGCGCCTGGTCTGA
- the truA gene encoding tRNA pseudouridine(38-40) synthase TruA, with product MAAEGFFRIALGVEYKGSRYRGWQRQASGVASVQQTLEEALSRVADSPVTLHCAGRTDAGVHACGQVVHFDTQAVRSMKGWTMGANINLPHDISVSWAKQMPAHFHARFKAIARRYRYVIYNDQIRPAHLGEEVTWNHRPLDAERMALAAEYLVGTHDFSAFRAGQCQAKSPVKNLHHLRVSRHGQMIVLDIRASAFLHHMVRNIAGVLMTIGAGERPPEWALEVLQSRERRAGGVTAHPYGLYLVQVEYHDEFELPERYIGPHFITGYEALTG from the coding sequence GTGGCCGCCGAAGGCTTCTTTCGTATCGCCCTGGGCGTTGAGTACAAAGGTTCGCGCTACCGCGGCTGGCAGCGCCAGGCCAGTGGCGTGGCAAGCGTGCAGCAAACCCTCGAAGAAGCCTTGTCGCGGGTGGCCGATTCGCCGGTCACCCTGCACTGTGCCGGGCGCACCGATGCCGGCGTGCATGCCTGCGGCCAGGTGGTGCATTTCGACACCCAGGCGGTGCGCAGCATGAAGGGCTGGACCATGGGCGCCAACATCAACCTGCCGCACGACATCAGCGTGTCCTGGGCCAAGCAGATGCCGGCGCACTTCCATGCGCGCTTCAAGGCCATTGCCCGGCGTTACCGCTACGTGATCTACAACGACCAGATCCGCCCGGCGCACCTGGGCGAAGAGGTGACCTGGAACCACCGGCCGCTGGACGCCGAGCGCATGGCCCTGGCCGCCGAGTACCTGGTCGGCACCCACGATTTCAGTGCCTTTCGCGCCGGCCAGTGCCAGGCCAAGTCGCCGGTCAAGAATCTCCATCACCTGCGTGTTAGCCGCCACGGCCAGATGATCGTCCTCGACATCCGCGCCAGCGCCTTCCTGCACCACATGGTGCGCAACATTGCCGGCGTGCTGATGACCATCGGCGCTGGCGAGCGCCCGCCGGAGTGGGCCCTGGAAGTGCTGCAAAGCCGCGAGCGGCGCGCCGGCGGGGTGACCGCGCATCCGTATGGGCTGTACCTGGTGCAGGTCGAGTACCACGACGAGTTCGAACTGCCCGAGCGTTACATCGGCCCACACTTCATTACCGGCTACGAGGCATTGACGGGCTGA
- a CDS encoding phosphoribosylanthranilate isomerase encodes MSAVRSKICGITRIEDALAAAEAGADAIGLVFYAKSPRAVDVQQARAIIAALPPFVTTVGLFVNASRCELTEILEAVPLDLLQFHGDETPADCAGHNRPWIKALRVRPGDDLEASCKRYSGASGILLDTYVAGVPGGTGEAFDWSLVPAQLSKPIILAGGLSPDNVAQAIAQVRPYAVDVSGGVEQAKGIKDPARIEAFIRAVKQA; translated from the coding sequence ATGAGCGCCGTTCGCAGCAAAATCTGCGGCATTACCCGCATCGAGGATGCGCTGGCCGCAGCCGAGGCGGGCGCCGATGCCATCGGCCTGGTGTTCTATGCCAAGAGCCCGCGGGCGGTCGATGTGCAGCAGGCGCGGGCGATCATCGCCGCCTTGCCGCCGTTCGTCACCACCGTCGGCCTGTTCGTCAACGCCAGCCGTTGCGAGCTGACGGAAATCCTCGAAGCGGTGCCGCTCGACCTGCTGCAGTTCCATGGCGATGAAACCCCGGCCGATTGCGCAGGTCACAACCGTCCATGGATCAAGGCCTTGCGGGTGCGCCCGGGCGACGACCTGGAGGCCAGCTGCAAGCGCTACAGCGGTGCCAGCGGCATTCTTCTCGATACCTACGTGGCCGGCGTGCCCGGCGGTACCGGCGAGGCGTTCGACTGGTCGCTGGTGCCTGCGCAACTGAGCAAGCCAATCATCCTCGCCGGCGGCCTGTCGCCGGATAACGTCGCCCAGGCCATTGCGCAGGTGCGGCCTTATGCGGTGGATGTCAGCGGCGGCGTGGAGCAGGCCAAGGGCATCAAGGACCCGGCGCGGATCGAGGCGTTTATCCGCGCGGTCAAGCAGGCGTGA
- the accD gene encoding acetyl-CoA carboxylase, carboxyltransferase subunit beta, translating into MSNWLVDKLIPSIMRSEVKKSSVPEGLWHKCPSCEAVLYRPELEKTLDVCPKCNHHMRIGARARIDIFLDAEGRAELGADLEPVDRLKFRDGKKYKDRLTAAQKQTGEKDALISMSGTLLGMPIVVSAFEFSFMGGSMGAIVGERFVRAANYALENRCPMVCFSASGGARMQEALISLMQMAKTSAVLARLREEGIPFISVLTDPVYGGVSASLAMLGDVIVGEPKALIGFAGPRVIEQTVREKLPEGFQRSEFLLEHGAIDMIIPRQELRQRLGNLLAQMMGLPTPTFVAPVIEPIVVPPAPATV; encoded by the coding sequence ATGAGCAACTGGTTAGTAGACAAACTGATCCCTTCGATCATGCGTTCCGAGGTGAAGAAGAGTTCGGTCCCTGAAGGCCTGTGGCACAAGTGCCCGTCCTGCGAGGCCGTGCTGTATCGTCCGGAGCTGGAAAAGACCCTGGATGTCTGCCCTAAGTGCAACCATCACATGCGTATCGGCGCCCGCGCCCGTATCGACATCTTCCTCGATGCCGAAGGTCGCGCCGAGCTGGGCGCTGACCTGGAACCGGTCGACCGCCTGAAGTTTCGCGATGGCAAGAAGTACAAGGACCGCCTGACTGCTGCCCAGAAGCAGACCGGCGAGAAAGACGCACTGATCTCCATGAGCGGTACCCTGCTGGGCATGCCGATCGTGGTCAGCGCCTTCGAATTCTCCTTCATGGGTGGTTCGATGGGCGCCATCGTCGGCGAGCGTTTCGTCCGTGCCGCCAACTACGCCCTGGAAAACCGCTGCCCGATGGTCTGCTTCTCGGCCTCCGGTGGTGCGCGCATGCAGGAAGCGCTGATCTCGCTGATGCAGATGGCCAAGACCTCCGCAGTACTGGCACGCCTGCGCGAAGAAGGCATCCCGTTCATCTCGGTGCTGACCGATCCGGTCTACGGCGGCGTTTCTGCCAGCCTGGCGATGCTTGGTGATGTCATCGTCGGTGAGCCCAAGGCGCTGATCGGCTTTGCCGGCCCGCGGGTGATCGAGCAGACCGTACGCGAGAAGCTGCCAGAAGGCTTCCAGCGCAGCGAGTTCCTCCTGGAGCACGGCGCCATCGACATGATCATCCCGCGTCAGGAGCTGCGTCAGCGCCTGGGCAACCTGCTGGCCCAGATGATGGGCCTGCCGACGCCCACGTTCGTCGCCCCGGTGATCGAGCCGATCGTCGTGCCGCCGGCGCCTGCCACCGTATGA
- the folC gene encoding bifunctional tetrahydrofolate synthase/dihydrofolate synthase, whose amino-acid sequence MTQRTLGDWLAYLEQLHPSAIDMGLERSQQVAARLGLGQPAPRVITVTGTNGKGSTCAFVAALLRAQGLKVGVYSSPHLLRYNERVQINGAEAGDEQLCEAFAAVEAARGDISLTYFEAGTLAAFWLFKQAALDAVVLEVGLGGRLDTVNIVDADLALVTSIGVDHVDYLGDTRELVAFEKAGIFRQGKPALCGDLNPPQPLLDKARALNSPLFLRGRDFDLASTDQYWQWRGVNARGEVVELQDLPLLDLPMENAALALQAYLLLDLPWDAGQIAEALRSTRMVGRLDRRAFTWQGKPLTILMDVGHNPHAAEYLAQRLATRPPQGKRLAVFGLLADKDLDGVLKPLQHQVQAWAVAPLDTARSRPAGELQAALTNLGAAVQSYPSVAAALEGQCAQATADDEILLFGSFFCVGEALQWLDRQATEDGANGIAG is encoded by the coding sequence ATGACCCAACGTACCCTTGGCGACTGGCTCGCCTACCTCGAGCAGTTGCATCCGTCGGCCATCGACATGGGCCTGGAGCGTTCGCAACAGGTCGCTGCGCGGCTCGGGCTGGGCCAGCCGGCGCCACGGGTAATCACCGTGACCGGCACCAACGGCAAGGGTTCGACCTGCGCCTTCGTTGCCGCGTTGCTGCGCGCCCAGGGCCTCAAGGTCGGCGTCTACAGCTCGCCGCACCTGCTGCGCTACAACGAGCGGGTGCAGATCAACGGCGCTGAAGCCGGCGATGAGCAGCTGTGCGAAGCCTTCGCCGCGGTTGAAGCGGCCCGTGGCGACATCTCCCTGACCTACTTCGAAGCCGGTACCCTGGCGGCGTTCTGGCTGTTCAAGCAGGCGGCGCTCGACGCCGTGGTGCTCGAAGTCGGTCTGGGCGGACGCCTGGATACCGTCAACATCGTCGATGCCGACCTGGCGCTGGTGACCAGCATCGGCGTTGACCATGTCGACTACCTGGGCGACACCCGTGAGTTGGTGGCCTTCGAGAAGGCCGGGATCTTCCGCCAGGGCAAGCCGGCCCTGTGTGGTGACCTCAATCCGCCGCAGCCGTTGCTGGACAAGGCCCGTGCCCTGAACAGCCCGCTGTTTTTGCGCGGTCGCGATTTCGACCTGGCCAGCACTGACCAGTACTGGCAGTGGCGTGGGGTCAATGCCCGTGGCGAGGTGGTTGAGCTGCAGGATTTGCCGCTGCTCGACCTGCCGATGGAAAACGCCGCGTTGGCATTGCAGGCCTACCTGTTGCTCGACCTGCCGTGGGATGCCGGGCAGATTGCCGAGGCCCTGCGCAGCACGCGCATGGTCGGCCGCCTCGATCGGCGAGCCTTTACCTGGCAAGGCAAACCTTTGACTATCCTCATGGATGTCGGGCACAACCCGCATGCTGCCGAGTACCTGGCTCAGCGCCTGGCCACCCGGCCGCCGCAGGGCAAGCGCCTGGCGGTGTTCGGTTTGCTCGCCGACAAGGACCTCGACGGTGTGCTCAAGCCGCTGCAGCACCAGGTTCAGGCCTGGGCCGTGGCGCCGCTGGACACCGCCCGCAGCCGGCCGGCTGGCGAGTTGCAGGCGGCGCTGACGAACCTTGGCGCTGCGGTGCAGTCTTACCCCAGCGTCGCCGCGGCCCTGGAAGGGCAGTGCGCGCAGGCAACGGCGGATGACGAAATCCTGCTGTTCGGATCATTTTTCTGTGTCGGCGAAGCCCTGCAGTGGCTCGACCGGCAGGCCACGGAGGACGGGGCAAATGGCATTGCTGGATAA
- a CDS encoding SPOR domain-containing protein, with amino-acid sequence MALLDKVVKQRMVGALVLVALAVIFLPMLFSREDEMRQVRVEAPEAPAAPTLPQVQVEPVQVPEPQVVPEEPLIVEQATAPVQAPSTPIAPAPAATPLPTPAPAAPAVAAKPATPAPAKVEAKPAATVAAATKPAAGKIDANGLPVSWSIQMASLANRASADNLQKTLRSQGYNAYIRSAEGMNRVYVGPLIERAEAERLRDVINRQQKLKGFVVRFQPERS; translated from the coding sequence ATGGCATTGCTGGATAAAGTGGTCAAGCAACGCATGGTCGGGGCGCTGGTGCTGGTGGCGCTGGCGGTGATCTTCCTGCCGATGCTGTTCTCGCGCGAAGACGAAATGCGCCAGGTGCGCGTCGAAGCCCCCGAGGCACCGGCTGCGCCGACCCTGCCGCAAGTGCAGGTAGAGCCGGTGCAGGTCCCCGAGCCGCAGGTAGTGCCTGAAGAGCCGCTGATCGTCGAGCAGGCCACGGCACCGGTGCAGGCGCCAAGCACGCCGATTGCCCCGGCGCCGGCCGCCACGCCGCTGCCGACACCGGCCCCGGCCGCACCGGCTGTCGCGGCAAAACCGGCGACGCCGGCGCCCGCCAAGGTAGAAGCCAAGCCGGCAGCCACCGTCGCCGCTGCGACCAAGCCTGCTGCGGGCAAGATCGACGCCAATGGCCTGCCGGTCAGCTGGTCGATTCAGATGGCCAGCCTGGCCAACCGCGCCAGCGCCGACAACCTGCAGAAAACCCTGCGCAGCCAGGGCTACAACGCTTATATCCGTTCGGCCGAAGGCATGAACCGGGTGTATGTCGGACCGTTGATCGAGCGCGCCGAGGCCGAGCGCCTGCGCGATGTGATCAACCGCCAGCAGAAGCTCAAGGGCTTTGTCGTACGCTTCCAGCCCGAGCGCAGTTGA
- a CDS encoding CvpA family protein has translation MAFTWVDWAILAIIAISSLISLKRGFVKEALSLLTWIIAGAVAWMFGGSLSQYLEAYIQTPSARVIAGCAILFVATLLVGAMINFLIGELIRVTGLSGTDRFLGMAFGAARGALLVVVAVGLLSLGPVQQDQWWQESRLLPQFLLVADWSKNLILGFTSQWLASGISAPADLPFQEQLLGPKTP, from the coding sequence GTGGCATTTACCTGGGTCGACTGGGCGATTCTCGCGATCATCGCCATTTCTTCGCTGATCAGTCTCAAGCGCGGCTTTGTCAAAGAGGCCTTGTCGCTGCTTACCTGGATCATCGCCGGTGCCGTGGCCTGGATGTTCGGTGGCTCGCTGTCGCAGTACCTGGAAGCTTATATCCAGACGCCTTCGGCCCGGGTCATCGCCGGATGCGCCATTCTTTTCGTCGCCACCCTGCTGGTGGGGGCCATGATCAACTTTCTCATCGGCGAGCTGATTCGCGTCACCGGGCTGTCCGGGACCGATCGCTTCCTGGGCATGGCCTTCGGCGCCGCCCGCGGGGCCTTGCTGGTGGTCGTGGCGGTCGGGCTGTTGAGCCTGGGGCCGGTACAACAGGATCAGTGGTGGCAGGAGTCTCGCCTCCTGCCACAATTTCTATTGGTGGCTGACTGGTCGAAAAACCTCATTCTGGGGTTCACCAGTCAGTGGCTAGCCAGCGGGATCAGCGCACCGGCTGATCTCCCGTTCCAGGAACAGCTGCTGGGGCCCAAAACGCCTTGA